One window of the Desulfovibrio intestinalis genome contains the following:
- a CDS encoding DUF1641 domain-containing protein has translation MTSEDKILERLNAIEDRIAAIQESKENTNMLMEQLTPIGNHAFRLMVEEMEILNGRVTLDDILDLARKGLLTVPRLTWLLDQIENATDLWHVLHPAVGQTFPHIVEKMGEWEQKGVFKKAAALKDAGGNLLDTMSPEDIAKTGEGLAFATTLLQRLADPKLQSKITAMIEMMSTIDTSNAKPAGVMSMIATLRSPEGKQALGLMMEIMKAAGKFSAEGNSSR, from the coding sequence ATGACATCTGAAGATAAAATCCTCGAGCGTTTGAACGCCATTGAAGACCGGATTGCCGCGATTCAAGAAAGCAAAGAAAACACCAATATGCTGATGGAACAGCTGACCCCCATCGGCAACCACGCTTTTCGGCTTATGGTTGAAGAGATGGAAATCCTCAATGGCCGGGTTACGCTTGACGATATTCTGGATCTCGCCAGAAAGGGCCTGCTGACTGTCCCCAGGCTCACCTGGCTGCTCGACCAGATTGAAAACGCCACGGACCTGTGGCATGTGCTTCATCCCGCTGTTGGTCAGACCTTCCCGCACATCGTTGAAAAGATGGGCGAGTGGGAACAAAAGGGTGTGTTCAAAAAGGCAGCCGCGCTCAAAGACGCTGGCGGAAACCTGCTGGACACGATGAGCCCCGAAGACATTGCCAAAACAGGTGAAGGCCTCGCTTTTGCGACCACCCTGTTGCAGCGCCTTGCTGATCCCAAGCTGCAGAGCAAGATCACTGCAATGATCGAAATGATGAGCACCATCGACACGTCAAACGCGAAACCCGCTGGCGTGATGAGCATGATTGCGACCCTGCGCAGCCCTGAAGGCAAGCAGGCTCTGGGCCTCATGATGGAAATCATGAAGGCCGCTGGCAAATTCTCTGCTGAAGGGAATTCGTCCAGGTAG
- the murA gene encoding UDP-N-acetylglucosamine 1-carboxyvinyltransferase: MDKLVIEGGVPLTGVIEVSGSKNAALPILFAAILAEESVTITNVPDLRDIHTTINLLTVLGCDCHYEKGQVRITPGTLLPEAPYDLVRTMRASVLCLGPLLARIGQARVALPGGCAIGARPVDQHLKGLELMGASFQLEEGYIIGRCRKLTGAHITFDMPTVGGTENLLMAAALAEGETILENVAREPEVVDLANFLCACGARITGQGTSTIRIKGVSSLHSATYPVMSDRIEAGTFLVAAGITGGELLLNNCPYEELEAVILKLRSMGMEITPQGEGVLARCCSAPLRGTDVKTQPFPGFPTDMQAQLMALMCLAQGASVVEESIFENRFMHVQELMRMGAQIKISGHTAMVRGVQKLTGAPVMASDLRASASLVLAGLAAQGTTEVRRIYHLDRGYEHIEYKLNAVGARIRREKQ; the protein is encoded by the coding sequence ATGGACAAACTGGTCATTGAAGGCGGTGTGCCGCTTACAGGCGTTATTGAAGTCAGCGGTTCCAAAAACGCGGCTCTCCCTATTCTTTTTGCCGCTATCCTGGCTGAAGAGTCTGTAACCATCACCAATGTGCCCGACCTGCGCGATATTCACACGACCATCAATCTGCTGACAGTGCTCGGTTGCGACTGCCATTACGAAAAGGGGCAGGTGCGCATCACCCCCGGAACCTTGCTGCCCGAAGCGCCCTATGATCTTGTTCGCACCATGCGGGCCTCAGTGCTTTGCCTGGGGCCGCTGCTGGCGCGTATCGGGCAAGCCCGCGTGGCCCTGCCCGGCGGCTGCGCCATTGGTGCGCGCCCTGTTGACCAGCACCTCAAGGGGCTGGAGCTGATGGGGGCCAGCTTCCAACTGGAAGAAGGGTACATCATTGGCCGCTGCCGCAAACTGACGGGCGCGCATATCACTTTTGACATGCCCACCGTGGGCGGCACCGAAAATCTGCTTATGGCCGCTGCCCTGGCCGAGGGCGAAACTATTTTGGAAAACGTGGCACGCGAGCCTGAAGTGGTGGATCTTGCCAACTTTTTGTGCGCCTGCGGCGCGCGCATCACGGGGCAGGGCACGTCCACCATCCGCATCAAGGGGGTCAGCTCCCTGCACAGCGCCACCTATCCCGTCATGTCAGACCGCATCGAGGCGGGCACATTTCTGGTGGCTGCCGGTATTACGGGCGGCGAGCTGCTGCTGAACAACTGCCCTTATGAAGAACTTGAGGCGGTTATTCTCAAACTGCGCAGCATGGGTATGGAAATCACCCCGCAGGGTGAAGGCGTGCTGGCCCGCTGCTGCTCCGCGCCCTTGCGCGGCACGGACGTGAAAACGCAGCCCTTCCCGGGCTTTCCCACCGACATGCAGGCGCAGCTTATGGCGCTGATGTGTCTGGCTCAAGGGGCCAGTGTGGTGGAAGAGAGCATTTTTGAAAACCGCTTTATGCATGTTCAGGAACTGATGCGCATGGGCGCGCAGATCAAGATTTCAGGCCATACGGCCATGGTGCGCGGCGTGCAGAAACTCACGGGTGCGCCCGTGATGGCCTCGGACCTTCGCGCCAGCGCATCGCTGGTGCTGGCTGGCCTGGCGGCTCAGGGCACGACAGAGGTACGCCGTATCTACCATCTGGACAGAGGCTATGAGCACATTGAATACAAGCTTAACGCCGTGGGCGCGCGCATTCGGCGTGAAAAGCAATAA
- a CDS encoding carboxymuconolactone decarboxylase family protein — protein MANWKETLDASMGTIGTLAKGNSGIIEALGVMGKATSSKGALDEKTRELISLAVAATTRCEGCISVHAAAAVKAGATRDELLETLAVAINLNAGAALVYSSKILEAFDQFSAK, from the coding sequence ATGGCAAATTGGAAAGAAACTCTTGATGCAAGCATGGGCACAATCGGCACGTTGGCCAAAGGCAACTCCGGCATCATAGAAGCCCTGGGAGTTATGGGTAAGGCGACATCAAGCAAGGGAGCCTTGGACGAAAAGACTCGCGAACTTATTTCCCTGGCCGTTGCTGCAACAACTCGTTGCGAGGGCTGCATTTCCGTGCACGCTGCTGCCGCTGTAAAAGCAGGGGCAACCCGCGATGAGTTGCTGGAAACCTTGGCGGTTGCCATTAACCTGAATGCTGGCGCTGCATTGGTGTATTCTTCAAAAATTCTTGAAGCCTTCGACCAGTTTTCTGCTAAATAG
- the sqr gene encoding type III sulfide quinone reductase, selenoprotein subtype, whose translation MKKLLILGAGAGGTMIATKMRKLLSEREWEITLIDRDPIHHYQPGWLLVPFGVDTPQGCVRPKKDFISRGVNFVIDTINAVDPIARKVECQNSTYTYDWIIIGTGARIAPDEVPGMLDDWGGKIHNFYTPDGAAALYEKMKRFKKGRLVLHIAETPIKCPVAPLEFVYMADWYLQKMGVRQNVEIELVTPLTGAFTKPVANNILGALCEQKGIKVTTNWTVDSVEADRSVIASVTGDEIPYDLLVAIPPNLGQEFLIDSEVSDVTGYVDTDKELLRAKKFDNMYVVGDATNVPASKAGSVAHFEVDVIAQNLMSDIEGTDNYYKFDGHTNCFIVTGFEKASLIDFSYSVEPLPGMFPLPGVGPFELLGESHINYWGKLMFKWVYYNLMLKGHELPFEPNMYLAGKDTSLLRNK comes from the coding sequence ATGAAAAAATTGCTTATTCTTGGTGCTGGCGCTGGTGGAACCATGATTGCCACGAAGATGAGAAAGTTATTGAGCGAAAGAGAATGGGAAATAACTCTCATCGACCGCGATCCTATCCATCACTATCAGCCCGGTTGGTTGTTGGTTCCTTTCGGAGTCGACACTCCTCAGGGTTGTGTGCGCCCCAAGAAAGACTTTATCAGCCGCGGAGTTAATTTTGTCATCGACACGATTAACGCGGTTGATCCTATAGCCCGTAAGGTCGAATGCCAGAACAGCACCTACACATACGACTGGATCATCATCGGCACCGGTGCACGTATCGCCCCCGATGAAGTTCCTGGCATGCTGGACGACTGGGGCGGAAAAATCCATAACTTCTACACCCCTGACGGCGCCGCTGCTCTTTACGAAAAGATGAAGCGCTTCAAGAAGGGCCGCCTTGTTCTGCACATTGCTGAAACGCCCATCAAGTGCCCTGTAGCGCCGCTGGAATTTGTGTACATGGCCGACTGGTACCTGCAGAAGATGGGTGTGCGCCAGAACGTCGAAATCGAACTTGTCACTCCTCTCACTGGCGCCTTCACCAAGCCTGTTGCCAACAACATTCTTGGCGCGCTGTGCGAACAGAAGGGCATCAAAGTCACGACCAACTGGACTGTGGACAGCGTTGAAGCCGACCGCTCCGTTATCGCGTCCGTGACCGGCGACGAAATCCCCTACGACCTGCTGGTGGCGATTCCCCCGAACCTGGGCCAGGAATTCCTCATCGACTCCGAAGTGTCTGACGTGACCGGCTATGTCGACACCGACAAAGAACTGCTGCGCGCCAAAAAGTTCGACAACATGTATGTTGTCGGCGACGCCACCAACGTTCCCGCCTCCAAGGCCGGATCTGTCGCCCACTTTGAAGTGGACGTGATTGCCCAGAACCTCATGTCTGACATTGAAGGAACTGACAATTACTACAAGTTCGACGGTCACACCAACTGCTTTATCGTCACGGGCTTTGAAAAAGCTTCGCTGATCGACTTCAGCTACTCCGTCGAACCCCTGCCCGGCATGTTCCCCCTGCCCGGCGTTGGTCCCTTCGAGCTGCTGGGCGAAAGCCACATCAACTACTGGGGCAAGCTCATGTTCAAGTGGGTGTATTACAACCTCATGCTGAAAGGCCATGAGCTTCCGTTTGAGCCCAACATGTATCTTGCAGGGAAAGATACCTCCTTGCTGCGTAACAAGTAG
- the hutW gene encoding heme anaerobic degradation radical SAM methyltransferase ChuW/HutW: MQFDTHNFHASVQNSNQNGLNSLKRPNPDKYFAKEGVSALSHAFEGKIAMHPGMGGGSTPAEEIQPLITSLLQKPLQGKTVAYIHVPFCQTHCLYCGFYNKPYREDESAQYTDTLLAELALWRDSPAAQSTPVHAVYLGGGTPTALEAEDLERILKAARQSLPLANDCEITVEGRLTNFDARKMEACFAGGANRFSLGVQSFNTEIRRSMGRLGTREDMARGLELLMSYDQSAVIVDLIYGFPRQDMDCWLEDIAFTQSLNLDGADCYQLNVYGQTPLGKAIESGSIPPSADIPAQSAMFAASVEAMTEARYRRLSISHWARTSRERNLYNLYVKGSANCLAFGPGGGGNFAGNFYINTPDYDSWRQQVAEGRKPVSMLQKPSSHYALFRAVAEDMEQGCLNLSALEERFALPLDDIWSPLLTQWQRAGLLMRDRGRAVLTMAGQFWQVNLSQLLLNYLKLILEENDDLAA; encoded by the coding sequence ATGCAGTTCGACACTCACAACTTTCATGCATCAGTGCAGAATTCCAACCAAAATGGTTTGAATTCTCTCAAGCGCCCCAATCCTGACAAGTACTTTGCCAAAGAAGGTGTTTCCGCCCTTTCACACGCCTTTGAAGGCAAAATTGCCATGCATCCTGGCATGGGCGGCGGGTCAACGCCTGCCGAAGAAATACAGCCCCTCATTACCTCGCTTTTGCAAAAGCCCTTGCAGGGCAAAACCGTGGCGTACATTCATGTGCCGTTTTGCCAGACCCACTGCCTGTACTGCGGGTTCTACAACAAACCTTACCGCGAGGACGAAAGCGCCCAGTACACCGACACCCTGCTGGCCGAACTGGCCTTGTGGCGCGACAGCCCGGCCGCGCAGAGCACTCCAGTGCATGCCGTGTATCTTGGCGGCGGCACCCCCACCGCTCTGGAAGCTGAAGACCTGGAGCGTATTCTCAAGGCCGCGCGTCAAAGCCTGCCCCTGGCCAATGACTGCGAAATAACCGTCGAAGGACGGTTGACCAACTTTGACGCCCGCAAAATGGAAGCCTGCTTTGCCGGGGGAGCCAACAGATTCTCGCTGGGCGTGCAGAGCTTCAATACTGAAATCCGGCGTTCAATGGGCCGCCTGGGTACCAGGGAAGACATGGCTCGCGGGCTTGAACTGCTCATGAGCTACGACCAGTCAGCGGTTATTGTGGACCTCATTTACGGGTTCCCCAGACAGGATATGGACTGCTGGCTGGAAGACATCGCCTTTACCCAGTCCCTCAATCTGGACGGCGCCGACTGCTACCAGCTCAACGTGTATGGCCAGACCCCGCTGGGCAAAGCCATTGAAAGCGGCAGCATCCCGCCATCAGCGGATATACCCGCGCAGTCGGCCATGTTTGCGGCCTCGGTCGAGGCCATGACTGAAGCGCGCTACCGCCGCCTGTCCATCAGCCATTGGGCGCGCACCTCCAGAGAGCGCAACCTGTACAACCTCTACGTCAAGGGTTCCGCCAACTGCCTTGCCTTCGGCCCCGGCGGCGGCGGCAACTTTGCCGGAAACTTCTACATCAACACCCCCGATTACGACTCCTGGCGGCAGCAAGTGGCTGAAGGCCGCAAGCCCGTGAGCATGCTTCAAAAACCGTCCTCCCATTATGCCCTGTTCAGGGCCGTGGCCGAAGATATGGAGCAAGGCTGTCTGAACCTGTCCGCCCTTGAAGAACGCTTTGCCCTGCCCCTTGACGATATATGGTCCCCCCTGCTGACCCAGTGGCAGCGCGCGGGTCTGTTGATGCGCGATCGGGGCCGCGCCGTGCTGACTATGGCCGGGCAGTTCTGGCAGGTGAATCTTTCACAGTTGTTGCTCAACTATCTCAAACTCATACTGGAGGAAAACGATGATCTTGCTGCGTAA
- a CDS encoding sensor domain-containing diguanylate cyclase, translated as MFQSVLRISLYSADQLLEGAFKALQADADFKHKISFSTEVQSLFAEAQAKEDIYFLGPEHLVSLPYLKKAAKPTARIVLIDTAGQEATLPKNVISLLNEIWPLTNNPALMTMRVKNLLNNALLDKKYAQLQRCLDTTIDTTPDLIWFKDIRGAHLKVNDAFCNIVGKSKADVTGRGHYYIWDITPDEYTDGEYVCLESEEEVIARAETCIFDEVVKTQMGMRQFKTRKSPIFDEDEKVIGTVGIAYDMTDITNSSAEVDIILQNLPFAAIILDANNRIVNTNQKFLDFFQFQSTEEIIGSYRSRLRDIAIKKHKLKQIGDHLEVRSWDDGKEIILESYEKKILDIFKNRIGLLVIYRDVTQERNSQQELEHSANTDELTGLFNRRYFYNNLPEIGQAGTSMLFVDLDNFKEVNDTYGHRAGDDALKLTARLLRENFTGALIARMGGDEFVLYLNKTHTAEQVVKQAHRLQKAMKAVFAEDTPREGLSASIGIVVIDTPGISRDEMVRRGDIAMYEAKRLGKHRICQYSPDIEAQQEGSLDTLCAKPRSSCRRLDTRQAKSNQTECAHDKA; from the coding sequence ATGTTTCAGAGTGTATTGCGGATCAGCCTCTATTCTGCAGACCAGCTACTTGAAGGTGCATTTAAAGCACTGCAGGCTGATGCTGATTTCAAGCACAAAATATCCTTCAGCACCGAAGTGCAATCACTTTTTGCGGAAGCTCAAGCCAAAGAAGATATTTATTTTCTCGGCCCAGAGCATCTTGTCTCATTGCCCTACCTCAAAAAAGCGGCCAAGCCCACAGCGCGGATTGTTTTGATAGACACCGCCGGGCAAGAAGCCACCCTGCCCAAAAATGTGATCTCCCTTCTGAACGAAATTTGGCCTTTGACGAACAACCCGGCACTCATGACCATGCGTGTCAAAAATCTGTTAAACAACGCGCTGCTGGACAAAAAATATGCGCAGTTGCAGCGCTGCCTTGATACTACCATTGATACTACCCCCGACCTGATCTGGTTCAAAGACATACGTGGCGCGCACCTCAAGGTTAATGACGCCTTTTGCAATATTGTGGGAAAAAGCAAAGCGGATGTTACTGGGCGGGGGCACTATTACATTTGGGACATCACGCCAGACGAATACACTGACGGCGAGTACGTCTGCCTGGAATCCGAAGAAGAAGTTATAGCACGAGCTGAGACCTGTATATTCGATGAAGTTGTAAAAACCCAAATGGGTATGCGTCAATTCAAAACGCGCAAATCGCCCATATTTGATGAGGACGAAAAGGTCATAGGCACAGTGGGCATTGCCTATGATATGACAGATATTACAAATTCGAGCGCCGAAGTTGATATAATCCTGCAAAACCTCCCTTTTGCCGCTATCATCCTGGATGCAAACAACAGGATTGTTAACACAAACCAAAAGTTTTTGGATTTTTTCCAATTCCAGAGCACGGAAGAAATTATTGGCAGCTACCGCTCCCGTCTGCGTGATATTGCTATCAAAAAACATAAGTTGAAGCAGATCGGCGACCACCTTGAAGTGCGGTCCTGGGACGATGGGAAAGAAATAATTCTAGAGTCTTACGAAAAAAAGATCCTGGATATATTTAAAAACCGCATCGGCCTGCTGGTCATATACAGAGACGTGACGCAGGAGCGTAACTCCCAGCAGGAACTGGAGCACAGCGCCAATACCGATGAACTCACCGGGCTGTTCAACAGAAGATATTTTTACAACAACTTGCCAGAAATCGGCCAGGCAGGAACATCAATGCTTTTTGTCGATCTGGATAACTTCAAAGAAGTCAACGATACGTACGGTCACCGTGCCGGAGACGACGCCTTGAAACTGACGGCCCGGCTTTTGCGCGAAAACTTTACTGGAGCCCTTATCGCCCGCATGGGCGGCGATGAGTTTGTTCTGTATTTGAACAAAACCCACACTGCGGAACAAGTGGTCAAGCAGGCACACCGCCTGCAGAAGGCAATGAAAGCCGTTTTTGCTGAAGACACTCCCAGGGAAGGGCTTTCCGCCAGCATTGGCATCGTAGTGATAGACACTCCCGGCATCAGCAGAGATGAGATGGTCCGCCGTGGAGACATCGCCATGTATGAGGCGAAGCGTCTTGGAAAACACAGAATATGCCAGTATTCACCCGATATAGAGGCGCAGCAGGAGGGATCACTTGATACTCTGTGCGCCAAACCCCGTTCTTCATGCCGCCGCCTTGATACACGTCAGGCAAAAAGCAACCAGACTGAATGTGCACATGACAAAGCCTAG
- a CDS encoding SLC13 family permease, which produces MLSYDMAATLMILAGAVILLVTEVLRNDVVGILVILALALSGVLTIEESLSGFSSTTVIIISCMFIVGKAIIHTGIAQRVGDAIIRRGGRNETRLLTMIMGAAATVGAFMSSTATAAIFIPITLSVAEKTHINPKRLLMPLAVASLISGMMTLVATTPNIIVNGILRERGVEVLGFFSFTPFGVLILLLAIGFMLLFGQNMLASKDSRIEHKKGLSIDDLLRHHEINKCQYLLRIPEGSSLVDRSVARMQLSARYGITLLAVESTDHGRKRVIAAAKPEMVLEAGDLLMLIGTEAQLEAFIEAFSLEKISASATRRRSFFQVVGLAEVMLNPESSLIGKSLKETLFQTTFQSMVLGIRRKGKTLTEDLADIPLKFGDVLLVCGAWADILRMERNKSQYLLLTLPQDYKEVIPAPQKEKLTLAIMGVMVALMASGLLPPVTAILAATAALVLVHCVPKSSIYEVVDWQTIVMLAGILPLVLALQKTGVLSLASDGVISILAGSGPFPILASLFLLAAILGFFLSGSAVAILVAPMAVDIGLKLGISPQACAMSVAIASSAVFVSPLGSAVHLLVRDPGGYTNKDYAKVGAPLLGLALLATLLLCWFFYLR; this is translated from the coding sequence ATGCTTAGCTATGACATGGCCGCCACGCTCATGATTCTCGCGGGTGCTGTCATTTTGCTTGTCACAGAAGTCCTGCGTAATGACGTAGTGGGCATTCTTGTTATATTGGCACTGGCGCTGAGCGGCGTACTCACCATTGAAGAATCGCTTTCGGGATTCTCAAGCACCACAGTGATTATCATCAGCTGTATGTTCATTGTGGGCAAAGCCATCATACACACTGGCATAGCACAACGTGTGGGCGATGCCATTATACGCCGTGGCGGCAGAAACGAAACGCGCCTGCTGACAATGATTATGGGGGCGGCGGCTACAGTGGGCGCGTTCATGAGCTCCACAGCCACAGCCGCCATCTTTATTCCCATAACGCTTTCCGTGGCGGAAAAAACCCATATCAATCCCAAACGCCTGCTCATGCCGCTGGCTGTCGCCTCTCTTATCAGCGGCATGATGACGCTGGTGGCCACCACGCCGAACATTATCGTCAACGGCATACTGAGAGAACGCGGGGTGGAAGTGCTGGGATTTTTCAGCTTTACTCCCTTTGGTGTGCTTATTCTGCTGCTGGCAATTGGTTTCATGCTGTTGTTCGGCCAGAACATGCTGGCCTCCAAGGACTCACGCATCGAGCACAAAAAAGGCCTTTCCATTGATGACCTGCTGCGCCATCACGAAATCAACAAGTGCCAGTATCTGTTGCGTATTCCAGAAGGGTCCAGTCTTGTGGACCGCAGTGTTGCGCGCATGCAGCTCAGTGCCCGCTATGGCATAACCCTGCTTGCCGTAGAAAGCACAGATCACGGCAGAAAAAGGGTCATCGCAGCCGCAAAACCTGAAATGGTACTGGAGGCTGGCGACCTGCTCATGCTCATCGGCACGGAAGCACAGCTGGAAGCCTTTATCGAGGCCTTTTCTCTGGAAAAGATTTCCGCCTCCGCCACAAGAAGGAGAAGTTTTTTTCAGGTGGTAGGACTTGCAGAAGTGATGCTCAACCCGGAATCGTCACTCATTGGCAAATCCCTGAAAGAAACTCTTTTCCAGACGACATTTCAGAGCATGGTGCTGGGCATACGCCGCAAGGGCAAAACCCTGACAGAAGATCTGGCGGATATTCCCCTGAAGTTTGGCGACGTGCTGCTGGTCTGCGGCGCGTGGGCCGACATTTTGCGCATGGAGCGCAACAAGAGCCAGTACCTGCTGCTCACGCTGCCGCAGGACTATAAAGAAGTCATTCCCGCTCCCCAAAAAGAAAAACTCACTCTCGCCATTATGGGCGTTATGGTCGCGCTTATGGCTTCCGGCCTGCTACCGCCCGTAACAGCCATTCTGGCTGCCACTGCCGCGCTGGTGCTTGTGCATTGTGTTCCCAAAAGCTCCATCTATGAAGTGGTGGACTGGCAGACCATCGTCATGCTTGCCGGCATATTGCCTCTGGTTTTGGCATTGCAGAAAACAGGGGTGTTGTCGTTGGCCTCGGATGGCGTCATCAGCATTCTTGCAGGCAGCGGGCCGTTCCCTATTCTGGCGAGCCTCTTTCTTCTGGCAGCCATACTGGGCTTTTTCCTGTCAGGCTCGGCTGTGGCGATTCTTGTTGCTCCAATGGCGGTGGATATTGGGCTGAAGCTCGGCATCAGCCCGCAGGCCTGCGCCATGTCGGTAGCCATAGCCAGTTCCGCAGTCTTTGTGTCCCCTCTGGGATCCGCAGTACACCTTTTGGTGCGTGACCCCGGCGGTTATACCAACAAGGACTACGCCAAGGTTGGCGCTCCTTTACTTGGTCTGGCGCTGCTGGCAACACTGCTTTTATGCTGGTTTTTCTATTTACGCTGA